The Bacillus zhangzhouensis region TCTTTGCAGGCATTGATTAATTCCTGTTTTCTTAATTCAGGAAGTGTTTCACGGTTAGCATATGTTGGACTGCCCATATTTCTGCCCATTTCTCCAAGTGTCCCACATGCATACGTGACGGGAATTCCACGTTTTCTGCTTTGTGCAATGAGACCTGCAACCCCAAAGGATTCATCATCGGGGTGAGGCAGCATCACTAGTACATGTTCATTCATGACTTGTCACCCTTTCTTCTACACCTGAAATGGTGTTTCACTAATTTGTAATGAGATCGCTAGTTTCCCGTCTGGCAAGTGTCCAGCTAAAAGCAGGCGGCCTTGGTCATCAAACACATAATCGGTTAATCCTTCTGCATAAATCCAGCCATCTTCTGTTTTCATTCCAACACGGTATGGACCTTGTCCTTTTATTTTCGCCTGTGAATAAACGACTTTCGCGTTGCGGATATACGCCACAACCGTCATATTTTGTGCATTTACATGAGCTGAATAAGAACCAGTTGTCGTTTCAAGATGAACGAAGACTGGACGATTTAAAAACGATTCAAGATGTGCTGTGACATCTTCCGTTTGAATTGGTTTCATGAGTGGTTCCTTCCTTCATTTTGAATTAATTCTCGCAGCTTTTTCGTATGTAAGCTGATCAGCTGCAGCTGATGATCCTGCTTGAGCTCACTTTCTAAAATTCTGTCCACAGCAAGCACATACTTTTGGTGTAATGATTTCCTCGCCCGAGGATGAGTACGTGCATCAAGTAAATCATCACATATGGCCTCGTGTAAAGAAGACATATCTTCAACATCGAGCTGACGATTTTTCCATAAAGATTGATAGGCGGCTGCAAGCTCATGAGCTGACGACATAT contains the following coding sequences:
- a CDS encoding YojF family protein, with the translated sequence MKPIQTEDVTAHLESFLNRPVFVHLETTTGSYSAHVNAQNMTVVAYIRNAKVVYSQAKIKGQGPYRVGMKTEDGWIYAEGLTDYVFDDQGRLLLAGHLPDGKLAISLQISETPFQV